In Nitrospira sp., one genomic interval encodes:
- a CDS encoding YifB family Mg chelatase-like AAA ATPase: MLAKVLSAAIVGIDAHLVEVEVDLSSGLPQFSIVGLPDATVRESRDRVRAALKNSGFQFPVKKITVNLAPANIKKEGAGLDLAIAVGILVAEDLIPHAAVAERVLVGELSLDGRLKSIPGALSIGVVCRHHQGLLLPADNGREAALVEGTKVYPLHTLPEAVEFLRGTQPIAPLIPMREGDVGLDAADEDDFADVKGQAHAKRALEVAAAGGHNLLMMGPPGSGKTMLARRLPGILPLLNHDEALETSRVHSVVGQLPPAHPLIRRRPFRAPHHSISEAGLIGGGATPKPGEVSLSHNGVLFLDEAGEFGRATLDGLRQPLEDGHVTVTRAAWSLRFPARFMLVAAMNPCPCGYYGDRTRPCLCSGAQVRRYRSRLSGPLLDRLDLQIEVPAVPIQALGDDGPATDSSATIRARVLAARERQAYRYRRDGISTNAQLKPRHVKQYCALDVTGRTLLEQAMARLGFSARAHGRILRVARTIADLADSASIGPAHLAEAIQYRSFDRRVEA, encoded by the coding sequence GTGCTGGCCAAGGTGTTGAGTGCCGCGATCGTGGGCATCGATGCCCATCTGGTTGAAGTGGAAGTCGATCTCTCGTCCGGGTTACCGCAATTTTCCATCGTCGGGTTGCCGGATGCGACGGTGCGCGAGAGCCGTGATCGCGTGCGCGCCGCCCTCAAGAACAGCGGCTTCCAGTTTCCGGTCAAAAAGATCACGGTCAACCTGGCTCCCGCCAACATCAAAAAGGAGGGTGCCGGGCTGGACCTGGCCATCGCCGTCGGCATCCTGGTCGCGGAAGATCTCATTCCCCATGCCGCCGTGGCCGAGCGGGTCCTGGTTGGGGAACTCTCGCTGGACGGACGTTTGAAGTCGATCCCCGGGGCCCTGTCCATCGGAGTGGTTTGTCGCCATCATCAGGGGCTCCTATTGCCGGCTGACAATGGGCGGGAGGCGGCGCTGGTCGAGGGGACCAAGGTCTATCCCCTCCATACCCTGCCGGAGGCGGTGGAATTTCTGCGTGGCACCCAGCCGATCGCACCGTTGATTCCCATGCGTGAGGGGGATGTCGGCCTCGATGCGGCGGACGAAGACGACTTTGCCGACGTGAAGGGACAGGCTCACGCGAAGCGGGCGCTCGAAGTGGCTGCCGCCGGCGGTCATAACCTGCTCATGATGGGGCCTCCGGGGTCCGGCAAGACCATGTTGGCTCGACGGTTGCCGGGGATTCTTCCACTTCTGAATCACGATGAAGCGCTGGAGACGAGTCGTGTCCACAGCGTGGTCGGCCAACTCCCGCCTGCCCATCCCCTGATCCGCCGTCGTCCCTTTCGCGCCCCGCACCACAGTATTTCCGAAGCAGGTCTCATCGGTGGTGGGGCCACGCCCAAACCCGGCGAAGTATCGCTCTCGCACAATGGTGTCTTGTTCCTGGATGAGGCCGGTGAATTCGGGCGCGCGACGCTCGATGGACTGCGACAGCCGTTGGAAGACGGCCACGTGACGGTGACGCGCGCCGCCTGGTCCTTGCGGTTTCCTGCACGGTTCATGCTGGTGGCGGCGATGAATCCCTGTCCCTGCGGATATTATGGCGACCGGACGAGGCCCTGCCTATGCAGCGGCGCGCAAGTGCGACGGTATCGCAGTCGGCTCTCCGGCCCGCTGTTGGATCGACTCGATCTCCAAATCGAGGTGCCGGCCGTGCCGATCCAGGCGTTGGGCGACGATGGTCCGGCTACCGACTCTTCCGCCACCATTCGCGCGCGGGTCCTCGCGGCCCGGGAGAGGCAGGCCTATCGCTACCGGCGCGACGGCATTTCCACCAATGCCCAATTGAAACCGCGCCACGTGAAGCAGTATTGTGCATTGGATGTGACCGGCCGCACGTTGCTGGAACAGGCGATGGCGCGGCTGGGATTTTCGGCCAGAGCGCACGGCCGAATTTTGCGGGTGGCGAGGACTATTGCCGACTTGGCCGACTCTGCTAGTATCGGCCCGGCCCACTTGGCCGAGGCCATTCAGTACAGAAGTTTCGATCGTCGAGTCGAAGCATGA
- a CDS encoding Lrp/AsnC ligand binding domain-containing protein translates to MATKAYILIKVKAGKGKSVLTALKGIAGVEQLHACFGQPDIFVFINVPDERALSDVVITRIHAIEGVEETDTHIVAET, encoded by the coding sequence ATGGCAACGAAAGCGTACATCCTGATCAAGGTCAAGGCAGGCAAGGGCAAATCCGTGCTCACTGCGCTCAAGGGCATTGCAGGTGTGGAACAGCTCCACGCCTGCTTCGGGCAACCGGACATTTTCGTTTTCATCAACGTCCCCGATGAGCGGGCGCTCTCGGACGTCGTGATCACGCGAATCCACGCGATCGAGGGCGTGGAAGAAACCGATACCCATATCGTCGCGGAAACCTGA
- a CDS encoding HAMP domain-containing histidine kinase, with translation MRLSIFWRLVLTYLVIIGVMTAVNLYALFQIRTLAGLNTEVGSHHHPEIDAAKRLLASFYDQVQSEKKYLAVQATTFLEHFEEERRTFQAILQELRTGDATEAEARLLKEIDRIQQSHLTLFQTERARTGNPSTDTLVVSEGRRNALAAEMDAALREYIGLHEARIAVGVDESRESLLQAETVTRHLILLALLFGLGLAAVASYNILRPLRRLQGVIQEMGQGNFRASLDGRAPRELRELGDTVKSMGAKLQQLDDIKREFLAHVSHELRTPMASIQEGTHLLLDEIPGPLTEDQRTTLRIMSDSGRRLMSLISTILDLSKMEAGMMDYRFGPTDLRRVAEISINKLRLLADAKQVRLSVEAPIERYWAKADSARVEQVLDNLLSNALKFSPEGEGVLLRIEPDPDEGLLFVSVTDRGPGIPPEDLPRIFERFYQGRTTARNAAVGSGLGLALAKKVVEAHGGRIWVESVVGKGTTVRFILCLTNVGALAA, from the coding sequence ATGCGCCTCTCGATCTTCTGGCGGCTGGTCCTGACCTACCTCGTGATCATCGGGGTGATGACGGCCGTCAATCTCTACGCCCTGTTTCAGATTCGAACACTTGCAGGGCTGAATACGGAGGTCGGATCTCACCATCATCCGGAGATCGACGCCGCTAAACGTCTCCTCGCTTCCTTCTACGATCAAGTCCAAAGCGAGAAGAAGTACTTAGCAGTGCAGGCGACGACGTTTCTGGAGCATTTCGAGGAGGAGCGCAGGACGTTCCAGGCGATTCTGCAGGAGCTGCGGACCGGGGATGCCACGGAAGCAGAGGCGCGGCTGTTGAAAGAGATCGATCGAATCCAACAGTCTCATCTCACGCTCTTTCAGACTGAACGGGCGAGAACCGGGAATCCCTCGACGGATACGCTCGTCGTGTCTGAAGGTCGGCGCAACGCTCTGGCCGCTGAAATGGACGCCGCGCTACGGGAGTATATCGGGTTGCACGAAGCGCGGATTGCAGTGGGGGTGGATGAGTCGCGGGAAAGCCTGCTGCAGGCGGAAACGGTGACGCGCCACCTCATCCTCCTTGCCCTTCTGTTCGGACTCGGCTTGGCGGCGGTCGCCAGTTACAATATACTGCGTCCGTTACGGCGGCTGCAGGGCGTGATTCAGGAGATGGGGCAGGGCAACTTCCGAGCTTCCTTGGACGGCCGCGCCCCCCGTGAGCTACGAGAACTGGGCGATACGGTCAAGTCGATGGGGGCGAAGCTGCAGCAGCTCGACGATATCAAGAGGGAATTCCTGGCGCACGTGTCGCACGAACTCCGCACGCCGATGGCCTCCATTCAAGAAGGGACGCACCTGTTGCTCGATGAAATTCCCGGTCCGTTGACGGAGGATCAACGGACGACCCTCCGGATCATGTCGGACAGCGGCAGGCGGCTGATGTCGCTGATCTCCACTATCTTGGACCTGTCGAAGATGGAAGCGGGGATGATGGACTACCGGTTCGGGCCCACCGATCTCCGGCGCGTGGCAGAGATCTCGATCAACAAGCTTCGGCTGCTTGCAGATGCCAAACAGGTGCGACTGTCGGTGGAGGCGCCTATTGAGCGGTACTGGGCCAAGGCCGACAGCGCACGGGTCGAGCAAGTGCTGGACAATCTGTTATCGAATGCATTGAAGTTCAGCCCCGAAGGTGAAGGGGTCCTGCTGCGCATCGAGCCGGATCCTGATGAGGGCTTGCTGTTCGTGTCGGTGACGGACCGAGGACCCGGCATTCCGCCCGAGGATCTCCCCCGTATCTTCGAACGTTTTTACCAGGGGCGGACGACGGCACGGAATGCGGCGGTGGGAAGCGGTCTGGGGCTGGCGTTGGCGAAAAAGGTGGTCGAGGCACACGGCGGGCGTATCTGGGTGGAAAGCGTCGTCGGAAAGGGAACGACTGTGCGGTTTATCTTGTGTCTGACCAACGTCGGGGCGCTCGCGGCATGA
- a CDS encoding PilZ domain-containing protein produces the protein MQARYSGRVPINCGVVFAGEQAVGEGRVLNLSLPGCLIESSKPLAACEYLRLRLFLPKSLRPLNVPLAAVRWSQGGRAGVEFIQTAREEQAQLTRFFRQQSSRADEDERDIWQSERTVNHR, from the coding sequence ATGCAGGCTCGATATAGTGGACGGGTTCCCATCAACTGTGGGGTCGTGTTCGCCGGAGAACAGGCGGTGGGTGAAGGCAGGGTTCTCAATCTTTCCCTTCCGGGCTGCCTGATAGAAAGTTCAAAACCGCTGGCCGCCTGTGAATACTTGCGGCTGCGCCTCTTCCTGCCGAAGTCACTCCGTCCCTTGAATGTTCCACTTGCTGCGGTGAGATGGTCTCAAGGCGGAAGGGCCGGCGTGGAATTCATTCAGACTGCGCGAGAGGAGCAGGCTCAGCTCACACGGTTCTTTCGGCAACAGTCAAGCCGCGCGGATGAAGATGAACGAGATATCTGGCAATCCGAGCGGACGGTTAATCATCGGTGA
- a CDS encoding sigma-54-dependent Fis family transcriptional regulator, with protein sequence MSQSHILVIDDDPAVRGLLAETLMAEGHQVTVVSNGLEGVEAVKDQPVHVVVTDLQMPGIDGLETIDRISKVDSKIIAIVMTGYGTVDYAVRAMKAGAFDFITKPFEPDTVAVVVKKALDVYKLKQENHLLRKAVRDQYRLEHLVGTSAPMRTVLDFVEKVADSDSTVLIQGESGTGKELIAKMLHFNSMRRDRPLVPVNCGAIPENLLESELFGHEKGAFTGAAHTRLGRFELAHGGTIFLDEVGEMSLPLQVKLLRVLQERCFERVGGTRTINVDVRIIAATNQDLAQAVQDRRFRQDLYYRLHVIPIHIPPLRERRSDIPLLVNHFIAQFNQLRRTEILGIEPDALARLMEEEWPGNIRELENMIERLTVLKRKGWITLADLPERPAKPAAGKGADMPEHFIRFSEDGINLTKELEQYENQLIGEALRKANGITSRAAQLLQVNRTTLVEKLKRKGFDPKSHGYSIQN encoded by the coding sequence ATGAGTCAATCTCACATCCTGGTGATCGATGATGACCCTGCGGTGCGGGGGCTCTTGGCGGAAACGCTGATGGCGGAAGGGCATCAGGTGACCGTCGTGTCCAATGGCTTGGAAGGGGTCGAGGCCGTCAAGGACCAGCCGGTTCACGTCGTGGTGACCGACCTGCAAATGCCCGGCATCGACGGGCTGGAAACCATCGATCGTATCTCCAAGGTTGATTCCAAGATCATTGCAATCGTGATGACCGGTTACGGCACGGTCGATTACGCCGTTCGTGCCATGAAGGCCGGCGCGTTCGACTTCATTACGAAACCGTTTGAACCGGATACCGTCGCGGTGGTGGTGAAGAAGGCGCTCGACGTCTACAAGTTGAAACAAGAGAATCATCTGCTCCGCAAAGCCGTGCGCGACCAATACCGGCTGGAACATCTGGTGGGAACCAGCGCGCCGATGCGGACGGTGCTGGACTTCGTGGAGAAGGTTGCCGACAGCGACAGCACGGTGTTGATTCAAGGCGAGAGTGGAACAGGCAAGGAACTGATCGCGAAGATGCTCCACTTCAACAGCATGCGACGGGACCGTCCGCTCGTGCCGGTGAATTGTGGAGCGATCCCTGAGAATCTTCTGGAGTCAGAGCTCTTTGGTCATGAAAAGGGGGCCTTCACGGGGGCGGCTCACACGAGACTGGGAAGGTTCGAATTGGCTCATGGCGGGACGATCTTTCTCGACGAAGTGGGGGAAATGAGTCTGCCCTTGCAGGTCAAACTCCTGCGTGTCTTACAGGAACGCTGTTTCGAGCGGGTTGGTGGGACCAGGACGATTAACGTCGATGTGCGGATTATTGCCGCGACGAATCAAGACCTGGCCCAAGCGGTTCAGGACCGCCGCTTCCGGCAAGATCTGTATTACCGGCTCCACGTCATTCCTATCCACATTCCTCCGCTCCGAGAGCGTCGCAGCGACATTCCACTACTGGTGAACCATTTTATTGCGCAGTTCAACCAGTTGCGGAGGACTGAAATCCTGGGTATCGAACCGGACGCGCTGGCTCGGTTGATGGAGGAAGAGTGGCCGGGCAATATCCGCGAATTGGAAAATATGATCGAACGCCTCACCGTCCTGAAGCGGAAGGGCTGGATTACGCTTGCCGATCTTCCCGAACGTCCGGCCAAACCGGCCGCCGGGAAGGGGGCCGATATGCCTGAACATTTCATCCGGTTTTCCGAAGATGGCATCAATCTGACCAAGGAATTGGAACAGTACGAAAATCAACTGATCGGAGAAGCCCTCCGAAAAGCCAACGGAATCACGAGCCGAGCCGCGCAACTGTTGCAGGTCAATCGCACGACCTTGGTGGAGAAACTGAAACGCAAGGGGTTTGACCCCAAGAGTCACGGCTACTCCATTCAAAACTAG
- a CDS encoding dienelactone hydrolase family protein, translated as MTTQAPLFSLDQIGTGTARFTSGAALPTPTDVMVDPYARTKVSKEVQVECIQFWPQEKGTYPGIVLLHEWWGLNSQITDLGAKLACEGYGVIIPKLYGRLGGMVTANLEVAQALMAKCNEPLLLQDINTCCEYLNTREHIKRNIHGVVGFGMGGSLAIRFACQRKRLRAAVAYYGKVTAPDQLQNMFAPLLYHRAEQDTWATQQDVDLLQQAAAQGKRIEVKTYPATAHAFSDETRPDSYQATAATQAWEHTVAFLKASFQGT; from the coding sequence ATGACCACGCAGGCACCGCTCTTTTCCCTCGATCAGATCGGAACCGGAACCGCGCGCTTCACCAGCGGCGCTGCCCTCCCCACCCCGACGGACGTCATGGTCGATCCCTACGCCCGCACGAAAGTCAGTAAGGAAGTGCAGGTGGAATGTATCCAGTTCTGGCCTCAGGAAAAGGGGACCTATCCCGGCATCGTCCTTCTGCACGAGTGGTGGGGCCTGAATTCCCAGATCACCGACCTCGGGGCCAAGCTGGCCTGTGAAGGCTATGGCGTCATCATTCCCAAGCTCTACGGCCGCCTCGGAGGCATGGTCACGGCCAACCTCGAAGTGGCGCAGGCCTTGATGGCCAAGTGCAACGAGCCACTCCTGTTGCAGGACATCAATACCTGCTGTGAGTATCTGAACACCCGGGAGCACATCAAACGCAACATCCACGGCGTGGTGGGATTCGGCATGGGCGGGAGCCTCGCGATTCGATTCGCCTGCCAACGCAAACGGTTGCGGGCTGCCGTTGCCTATTATGGAAAGGTCACGGCGCCCGATCAGCTGCAGAACATGTTTGCTCCCCTGCTGTACCATCGAGCCGAACAGGACACCTGGGCCACCCAGCAAGACGTGGATCTCCTGCAACAGGCTGCCGCGCAGGGCAAACGCATCGAGGTGAAGACCTACCCAGCAACAGCCCACGCGTTCTCCGATGAAACCCGCCCGGACAGCTACCAAGCGACCGCTGCAACCCAGGCCTGGGAACACACCGTCGCCTTCCTCAAGGCTTCGTTTCAGGGAACTTGA
- a CDS encoding sigma-54-dependent Fis family transcriptional regulator → MEQERILVIDDDEGLLHLLRMRLSSLGFTVTLCAAGSDALVAARRETYDLAITDLRLRGEDGLVLTEELLRVQPGLPVIILTAHGSIPNAVEAMQRGAFGYLTKPFDDRELKATIDKALIQHRMTREIQRLKSLVRELYGLENVVARSAAMQRLFQQIAQVADSDATVLLTGETGTGKEVLARVLHANSRRAKGPFVAVNCAAISETLFESELFGHVRGAFTSAVATKRGLFQSANGGTLFLDEIAEMPLPMQVKLLRAVQEREVREVGADYATKVDVRILAATNRDLNEAVKGGSFRHDLYYRISVVPLCIPPLRDRKDDIPLLAQHFLRHSAKLAGKDVRGFMPSAMHRLMVYPWPGNVRELENAVEKAVVMSTQDMVSPDLLPAIGVSSDMTLKPLTEAKEDFERSYLQNVLQLTGGNISRAAQFAGRYRADFYKMLKKYGLHPSMVKNRVEKSVPELTETEALTDD, encoded by the coding sequence ATGGAGCAAGAGCGGATTCTTGTGATAGACGATGATGAGGGTTTGCTGCATCTGTTGAGGATGCGCTTATCCTCGCTAGGTTTTACCGTGACCCTCTGCGCGGCCGGTTCGGATGCCCTCGTGGCGGCCCGTCGAGAAACATACGATTTGGCGATTACGGATCTGCGCCTACGGGGCGAGGACGGGCTTGTGCTGACGGAGGAGTTGTTGCGCGTACAACCGGGTTTGCCGGTCATTATTCTAACGGCTCATGGGAGTATTCCCAACGCCGTTGAAGCCATGCAGCGCGGAGCGTTCGGGTACCTTACCAAACCCTTCGATGATAGGGAACTCAAGGCGACCATCGACAAGGCCTTGATCCAACATCGGATGACGCGTGAGATCCAACGACTGAAATCGCTGGTCAGGGAGTTGTACGGTTTGGAAAACGTCGTGGCGAGAAGCGCGGCGATGCAGCGACTGTTTCAGCAAATTGCGCAGGTAGCCGATTCCGACGCCACTGTTCTGTTGACCGGCGAGACCGGAACCGGCAAGGAGGTGCTTGCTCGCGTGCTCCATGCGAACAGTCGGCGAGCCAAGGGGCCGTTTGTGGCGGTGAATTGCGCTGCGATCAGCGAGACGCTCTTCGAAAGCGAACTGTTCGGTCATGTGCGCGGCGCCTTTACCAGTGCCGTCGCAACAAAACGCGGACTCTTTCAAAGCGCGAACGGCGGCACGCTCTTTCTCGACGAGATCGCCGAAATGCCATTGCCGATGCAGGTGAAATTGTTGCGGGCCGTCCAAGAACGGGAGGTGCGCGAGGTGGGGGCGGATTATGCCACGAAGGTAGATGTGCGCATTCTTGCGGCCACAAATAGAGACTTGAATGAAGCGGTGAAGGGGGGATCATTCCGCCACGATCTCTACTACAGGATTTCCGTCGTGCCGTTGTGCATTCCGCCCTTGCGAGATCGGAAGGACGACATCCCGCTGTTGGCCCAACACTTTCTGCGCCACAGCGCCAAACTTGCCGGCAAGGACGTCCGGGGGTTTATGCCGTCGGCGATGCATCGCCTGATGGTCTATCCCTGGCCGGGGAACGTTCGTGAACTCGAGAATGCCGTAGAGAAGGCGGTGGTGATGTCCACGCAGGACATGGTGTCGCCGGATCTTCTGCCTGCGATCGGGGTGTCATCAGACATGACTTTGAAGCCCTTGACCGAAGCCAAAGAGGACTTCGAGCGTTCCTACCTGCAAAATGTACTTCAGTTGACCGGAGGGAATATTTCCAGGGCCGCGCAATTTGCCGGTCGGTACCGCGCGGATTTTTACAAGATGTTGAAGAAGTATGGGCTGCATCCCTCTATGGTGAAAAACCGCGTCGAGAAGAGTGTTCCGGAACTCACGGAAACAGAAGCGCTCACCGATGATTAA
- the clpB gene encoding ATP-dependent chaperone ClpB: protein MDMNRMTVKLQEALQSASAVAMRRGHQGIDVEHLLLALLEQERGIAGSLFEQAGLSPAAVRQAAEQALTKVPQVQGPGAAPGQIHLTSRLGNVLTKAEDQMKELHDEFLSIEHIILSMVEEGGVFRRLNLTRDRLLSALQQVRGSQRVTSQDPEGTYQALEKYGRDLTRLAGQGKLDPVIGRDDEIRRTIQILSRRTKNNPVLIGEPGVGKTAIVEGLAQRIVKGDVPEGLKQKRVVVLDMGALVAGAKFRGEFEERLKAVLKEIQAAQGQVLLFIDELHTVVGAGAAEGSMDAANLLKPMLARGELHLIGATTLDEYRKHIEKDAALERRFQTVLVDQPSVENTISILRGLKERYEVHHGVRIKDAALVAAAKLSNRYIGDRFLPDKAIDLVDEAAARLRTEIDSLPAELDEVSRKVLQLEIEREALKKESDPGSKARLQSIEKELAEKNSDLQALKTRWESEKNSVSKLRKIRQQIEEVKQTIERCERAYDLNKVAELRYGELPRLERELELEQQHLGKKQNESRLLKEEVDEEDIAAVVSRWTGIPVTRLVEGEMEKLLKLDELLHRRVVGQEQAVNAVADAVLRARSGIKDPNRPIGSFLFLGPTGVGKTELARALAATLFDDESNLIRIDMSEYMEKHTVARLIGAPPGYVGYEEGGQLTEAVRRHPFSVILFDEIEKAHHDVFNILLQVLDDGRLTDSQGRTVDFKNTVLIMTSNIGSHHILEAQQAGASYDSMKAQVTGDLRKHFRPEFLNRVDEIVVFHALGGEHLIKIVEIQLERLRARLAERRITLTVTPDALRSLGQRGYDPVYGARPLKRLIQQEIETPMARQLIKGELRDGDTAVVDLKDGHIVIVPTVAP, encoded by the coding sequence ATGGATATGAACCGCATGACCGTCAAGCTTCAGGAGGCCTTGCAGAGCGCGTCCGCCGTGGCTATGCGCCGCGGCCATCAGGGAATTGATGTCGAACACTTGCTCTTGGCCCTGCTGGAGCAAGAACGAGGGATTGCGGGCTCGCTGTTCGAGCAAGCCGGGCTCTCCCCTGCTGCCGTGCGCCAGGCAGCAGAGCAGGCCTTGACCAAAGTGCCGCAAGTCCAAGGGCCCGGGGCCGCACCCGGCCAGATCCACTTGACCTCCCGCCTCGGCAACGTGCTCACCAAGGCCGAGGACCAGATGAAGGAATTGCACGATGAATTCCTGAGCATCGAACACATTATTTTGTCCATGGTGGAGGAAGGCGGCGTCTTTCGCCGTCTCAATCTCACACGCGACCGGCTGTTGAGCGCCTTGCAACAGGTCCGAGGAAGCCAACGGGTCACCAGCCAGGACCCGGAAGGCACCTACCAGGCACTGGAAAAGTACGGCCGCGACCTCACACGACTCGCCGGGCAGGGCAAACTCGACCCTGTCATCGGACGGGATGACGAAATCCGCCGCACCATCCAAATCCTGTCCCGCCGCACCAAGAATAATCCGGTGTTGATCGGCGAACCAGGAGTCGGGAAGACCGCCATCGTCGAGGGGTTGGCCCAGCGCATCGTGAAGGGCGACGTGCCGGAAGGTCTCAAACAAAAGCGTGTCGTCGTGCTCGACATGGGGGCCCTGGTGGCAGGCGCCAAATTTCGCGGGGAATTCGAAGAACGGCTGAAGGCCGTGCTGAAGGAAATTCAAGCGGCGCAGGGACAGGTGTTGCTCTTCATCGACGAGCTGCACACGGTGGTCGGGGCCGGCGCAGCCGAAGGATCGATGGACGCCGCCAACCTGCTCAAACCGATGCTCGCGCGCGGCGAGTTGCACCTGATCGGCGCCACCACCCTCGACGAATATCGCAAACACATCGAAAAAGATGCGGCGCTGGAGCGTCGCTTCCAGACGGTTCTCGTGGACCAGCCGAGCGTGGAGAACACGATTTCGATTCTGCGCGGATTGAAGGAACGCTACGAAGTGCACCACGGCGTGCGCATCAAGGACGCCGCCCTCGTCGCCGCAGCCAAACTGTCCAACCGCTATATCGGTGACCGCTTCCTTCCCGACAAGGCCATCGACCTCGTGGATGAAGCAGCCGCGCGGCTGCGCACCGAGATTGACAGTCTCCCGGCCGAATTGGATGAAGTGTCCCGCAAGGTTCTGCAGCTCGAAATCGAGCGGGAGGCGCTGAAGAAGGAATCCGATCCCGGCAGCAAGGCGCGCCTCCAATCCATCGAGAAGGAACTGGCGGAGAAGAACAGCGACCTCCAAGCCCTCAAGACCCGGTGGGAATCGGAAAAGAATTCCGTCAGCAAGCTGCGCAAAATCCGTCAGCAGATCGAAGAGGTCAAACAGACCATCGAGCGCTGCGAACGGGCCTATGACCTGAACAAGGTCGCCGAGCTGCGGTACGGTGAACTGCCACGCTTGGAGCGGGAACTCGAACTGGAGCAACAGCACCTCGGCAAGAAACAGAACGAGAGCCGACTGCTCAAAGAGGAAGTCGACGAGGAAGATATCGCGGCCGTGGTCAGCCGCTGGACGGGCATCCCCGTCACGCGACTGGTCGAAGGCGAAATGGAAAAGCTCCTGAAGCTGGACGAACTCCTCCACCGCCGCGTGGTGGGACAGGAACAGGCTGTGAACGCCGTGGCCGACGCCGTGCTCAGGGCTCGCTCCGGCATCAAGGACCCGAACCGCCCCATCGGCTCGTTTCTCTTCCTCGGCCCGACCGGCGTCGGCAAGACGGAGCTGGCCCGAGCGCTGGCGGCCACCCTCTTCGACGACGAATCGAACCTGATCCGCATCGACATGTCGGAGTACATGGAGAAACACACCGTCGCGCGCCTGATCGGCGCCCCTCCGGGTTATGTCGGGTACGAAGAAGGCGGGCAACTCACCGAGGCCGTCCGTCGACACCCGTTCTCCGTCATCCTCTTCGACGAGATCGAAAAGGCGCACCACGATGTCTTCAACATCCTGCTGCAGGTGCTGGACGACGGGCGGCTGACGGATTCACAAGGCCGGACGGTCGACTTCAAGAACACCGTTCTGATCATGACCTCCAACATCGGCAGCCACCACATCCTGGAGGCTCAACAGGCAGGGGCGTCCTACGACTCGATGAAGGCACAGGTCACCGGCGACCTGCGGAAACACTTCCGACCGGAGTTTCTGAACCGTGTGGATGAAATCGTGGTGTTCCATGCCCTGGGAGGCGAACACCTGATCAAGATTGTGGAGATTCAGCTGGAGCGTCTGCGGGCTCGGTTGGCGGAGCGGCGCATCACCCTGACCGTCACGCCCGATGCGCTCAGGAGCCTCGGTCAACGCGGATACGACCCGGTCTATGGGGCAAGGCCGCTGAAGCGGCTGATCCAGCAAGAAATCGAAACGCCCATGGCGCGTCAGCTTATCAAGGGAGAATTGCGGGACGGCGATACGGCCGTGGTCGACCTGAAAGATGGACACATCGTCATCGTGCCCACGGTTGCGCCTTAA
- a CDS encoding Gfo/Idh/MocA family oxidoreductase codes for MDRDASKPLGVGLIGLGRHGSRYARHLLADLPEARLAAVSRRQADQGVPDAPSVPCHADYHRLINDPRVDVVVAVTPPVLNRDICLAAIQAGKPLLVEKPLAATVDDARAIAAAAGRSEHLLMVAHTLRFDPTVLALRARRPEVGTLCSLSLASRMEPQGHPQQERGFGGRGCLLEIGIHLLDLIRVVTGDEVEQVSCDMDVVPPLSPEQLVLARLTTRRGLRCLVDVSRVSSGRIGRVELVGQEGQLSADWCARRLVQLSAQTGAREWSIQPEPTILSVLRAFCRSVREGVPPPVTVEDGARAVEAAEACYLSARDGGRVVRVEYA; via the coding sequence ATGGATCGCGACGCTTCAAAGCCCTTAGGAGTCGGGTTGATCGGGCTGGGGCGGCATGGCAGCCGCTATGCCCGGCACCTTCTCGCCGACCTGCCTGAGGCGCGCCTGGCGGCTGTGAGTCGACGGCAGGCCGATCAAGGTGTGCCGGATGCGCCGTCCGTGCCCTGTCATGCCGACTATCATCGATTGATCAACGATCCACGCGTGGACGTGGTGGTCGCGGTGACGCCGCCGGTGCTCAACCGCGACATCTGCCTCGCGGCGATTCAGGCGGGAAAGCCGCTGTTGGTGGAGAAGCCCTTAGCAGCCACGGTGGACGATGCCCGAGCTATCGCGGCGGCGGCCGGCCGTTCCGAACACCTGCTCATGGTAGCGCACACGTTGCGATTCGATCCCACCGTATTGGCGCTGCGCGCGCGTCGGCCGGAGGTCGGGACCTTGTGCTCGCTGAGCCTCGCCAGCCGTATGGAGCCGCAGGGCCATCCGCAGCAGGAGCGGGGGTTCGGCGGGCGGGGTTGTTTGCTGGAAATCGGCATTCACCTGCTGGATCTCATTCGGGTCGTCACGGGCGACGAGGTGGAACAGGTCTCCTGCGACATGGACGTGGTGCCGCCCCTGAGCCCGGAACAGCTGGTGCTCGCGCGCCTCACGACTCGCCGTGGGCTGCGTTGCCTCGTGGATGTCTCGCGGGTCTCGTCCGGCCGTATCGGGCGTGTGGAGCTGGTCGGACAGGAAGGGCAGCTGTCCGCGGATTGGTGCGCGCGACGGCTCGTGCAGCTGTCTGCGCAGACGGGAGCCCGCGAGTGGTCGATTCAGCCGGAGCCGACCATCCTGAGCGTGTTGCGGGCGTTCTGCCGATCCGTGCGTGAGGGCGTGCCTCCACCCGTGACGGTCGAAGATGGAGCCAGGGCCGTGGAGGCGGCGGAAGCCTGCTACCTCTCGGCGCGGGACGGAGGGAGGGTCGTGCGGGTCGAGTACGCCTGA